A section of the Micromonas commoda chromosome 14, complete sequence genome encodes:
- a CDS encoding predicted protein has translation MRLHALKPKFDALGCNLVCLLKENIPEQVESFLAGSGKHGEFWGADTPLYMDNDMAFFRALGGGKLRKGGLSSFLPFAGFWKRYAKIKDDVADHNLEGEGTIKGGLYVVSKAGIHYEHFEKDFGVVAPPEEVLAACEAVTKK, from the coding sequence ATGAGACTGCACGCGCTCAAGCCCAAGTTTGACGCGTTGGGGTGCAATCTCGTGTGCCTTCTGAAGGAGAACATACCCGAGCAAGTGGAGTCGTTCCTCGCGGGCTCGGGAAAACACGGCGAGTTCTGGGGCGCGGACACGCCGCTGTACATGGACAACGACATGGCGTTCTTtcgggcgctcggcggcggcaagctGCGCAAGGGCGGCCTCTCGTCGTTTCTGCCCTTTGCCGGGTTCTGGAAGAGATACGCGAAGATCaaagacgacgtcgcggaccaTAACCTAGAGGGCGAGGGAACCATCAAGGGCGGGCTGTACGTGGTGTCCAAGGCGGGGATCCACTACGAGCACTTCGAGAAGGACTTCGGCgtggtggcgccgccggaggaggttctcgccgcgtgcgaggcTGTCACGAAGAAGTGA